A section of the Bacillus sp. V2I10 genome encodes:
- a CDS encoding RadC family protein produces MTLESIFEVVRIRQEIREAKEVFAAYKITSPMDAEKLAASYIADEDREVFLVMMLNTKNEVIGLHRAHVGSLNTSVVHPREVMKSAILNNAASIIVSHQHPSGDPTPSIEDIEVTRRIADAGKTLGIALLDHIIVTHKGNHISLKEKGYL; encoded by the coding sequence ATGACTTTAGAATCTATCTTTGAAGTGGTACGAATCAGACAGGAAATCAGGGAAGCAAAAGAAGTTTTTGCCGCATACAAAATAACTTCCCCAATGGATGCAGAGAAGCTTGCGGCATCCTATATTGCAGATGAGGACAGAGAGGTATTTCTCGTCATGATGCTTAATACGAAAAATGAGGTTATAGGGTTACACCGGGCACACGTTGGAAGTTTAAATACAAGTGTTGTTCATCCAAGAGAGGTGATGAAATCAGCTATTTTAAACAACGCAGCCTCTATTATCGTCAGTCATCAGCATCCCTCCGGCGACCCAACACCAAGCATAGAAGATATAGAAGTTACAAGGAGAATTGCAGATGCAGGGAAGACCTTAGGAATAGCGCTTCTTGACCATATCATTGTAACCCATAAAGGAAACCATATAAGCTTGAAAGAAAAAGGCTATCTGTAA